CCGGCCAGCGGGCACGGGCTGCCGCACAATCCCTTCAAGGCCATCGTCGCGCCGCGACCGATCGGATGGATATCGACACGCGACCGGGACGGGGTGGCAAATCTCGCACCCTATTCATTCTTCAACGCGGTTTCCGATACGCCGCCGGTGGTGATGTTCTCGTCCGGCGGGCGCAAGGACAGCATCCAGATCGCCGAGAGGACCGGCGAGTTCGTGTGCAATTTCGTCGGCGAGAAGCTGGTCGCCGCAATGAACCAGACTTCCTTCGCGTATGGACGGGGCGTGTCTGAGTTCGGGGCCTCCGGCCTGGCCGAAGCGGGATGCAGGATCGTGAAGGCGC
This portion of the Oricola thermophila genome encodes:
- a CDS encoding flavin reductase family protein, yielding MFFEPASGHGLPHNPFKAIVAPRPIGWISTRDRDGVANLAPYSFFNAVSDTPPVVMFSSGGRKDSIQIAERTGEFVCNFVGEKLVAAMNQTSFAYGRGVSEFGASGLAEAGCRIVKAPRVADAPASLECVVTEIRAVRGRDGETGNLMCFGEVVGVHIDDAMLTDGLFDLAKAKPVTRLGYLDYGLDPQIVSIARPVRG